Below is a window of Nocardia asteroides DNA.
CGGTGGCGGCATGGCGACCGCGTGGGCCGCGGCGCTGCAGCCCACCTACGCGCCCGAACTGCCGATCGCGGGTGCGGCCATGGGCGGAGTGCCGATGAACCTGGTGTCGATGCTGGAAGGGCTGGGGTTCGGCGCGCATCCGGTGTTCGGCCTGGCCCTGGCCGCCGGTATCGGCCTGGAACGCGAGTATCCGCAACGCTTTCCGATCAGCGACCAGATGAACGCGCGTGGTCTGGCCGCCCGCGCGTCGATCGCCGATGCCTGCACCAACGACATCCTCGGCGCGGGCGCCGGACGCGGCATCCTCGATTTCGCGGCCACCACCTCGATGGTCGACGATCCGCAGGCGCGGGCGGTGGTGGAGGAGAACAGCCTCGCGCTCTACCCCGGCGCGCCGAGCATGCCGGTGTTCGAATGGCATTCGCCCACCGACGCGCTCATCCCGGTCGACGCGATCACCGCCACGACCCGGCGCTGGTGCGCCGCGGGGACACCAGTGGTCACCGAGTCGACCCCCACCCCGGACCATCTGACCGCAGCCGTGCTGGGTCTGCCGTCGGCGCTGCGCTGGCTCGACGCGCGGCTGCAGGGGGAACCGGCGCCCAGTACCTGCTGAGCCCGGTGTCGATCGGCCCGGATCCGTAGCCCCGACGCGGATCCGGGCCGATTGTTGTTGCGATCGTGCCGCTTTGCGTCACGACTCGGGCACGACGCCGATTCGG
It encodes the following:
- a CDS encoding lipase family protein translates to MIRIAGTRHTRPRRTLLTTAVALVLAALPALPADAAPLYPTADPDPFYAQPADLSASSPGDVLEVRAMPPLAMFPDTRITLVKFRSTNSAGDPIAATTTVLQPAGHRRDEPVLSYQHIINGLGMQCSVSKVLYTDDPNLMVREAIFWNVALRRGWTLALPDHLGPQFAYGAAKLGGQVTLDGIRAVRQVEELQIAGSRVAMAGYSGGGMATAWAAALQPTYAPELPIAGAAMGGVPMNLVSMLEGLGFGAHPVFGLALAAGIGLEREYPQRFPISDQMNARGLAARASIADACTNDILGAGAGRGILDFAATTSMVDDPQARAVVEENSLALYPGAPSMPVFEWHSPTDALIPVDAITATTRRWCAAGTPVVTESTPTPDHLTAAVLGLPSALRWLDARLQGEPAPSTC